A window of Methanolobus sediminis contains these coding sequences:
- a CDS encoding aminotransferase class I/II-fold pyridoxal phosphate-dependent enzyme has product MTDQRPPLPVKKYLLSLEPCVHGGLIRKSSQKYGIPESDILDASASLNPLGTPFDQPDPELDLQELLNKGLEKLEQYPDNRYLEYRIAAAEFVGMGMTYENIIPGNGSTEIIRLVAECVVAEGDVVLIPRPTFSEYELQCSVMGAKIKYIKQDDIFDLDNDVLAEAKIIFVCNPNNPTGKLFDKEKMEKLAEQCAAQKTILFVDEAYIELAEPEQSVAYLVENNDYLFIQRSLTKSFAIPGIRMGFGVASSKFACVLNNARLSWNMGCVSDTIATALLSMKGGVNSKYLLDSRTFIEQEREFLMKKLSRRGFKPAESCVNYIYVDISDLSLNSSELAERMASHGVLIRDCSSFQNNGKNHIRVAIRTREENERIADTIRQVIYEWGREQAEMQLHENINVAAECGRKGSNIDCDYYPCHFEGQDCTFCFCPFYPCEDGRTGGNWIESSSGGQVWSCLNCNIVHEEKIVNELLPIFVAEGLNDESVKKAWKEVMELNL; this is encoded by the coding sequence GTGACAGACCAAAGACCACCTCTTCCGGTGAAGAAATATCTTCTAAGCCTTGAACCATGTGTTCACGGTGGACTGATAAGAAAAAGTTCCCAGAAATATGGCATTCCTGAATCAGACATCCTTGATGCAAGTGCAAGTCTTAATCCCTTAGGAACTCCTTTTGACCAGCCGGATCCTGAGCTGGATTTACAGGAGCTTCTAAACAAAGGACTTGAAAAACTGGAGCAGTACCCTGACAACCGTTATCTTGAGTACCGCATAGCTGCAGCAGAATTCGTGGGAATGGGAATGACATATGAGAACATCATTCCCGGAAACGGTTCAACTGAGATTATCAGGCTGGTGGCAGAGTGTGTTGTAGCTGAAGGCGATGTTGTGCTTATTCCAAGGCCCACCTTCAGTGAATATGAATTGCAATGCAGTGTCATGGGTGCCAAAATAAAGTACATCAAGCAGGATGATATCTTTGACCTTGATAATGATGTCCTTGCAGAGGCTAAGATCATCTTTGTGTGTAATCCGAATAATCCGACCGGAAAACTGTTTGACAAAGAAAAGATGGAGAAACTTGCAGAACAATGTGCGGCTCAAAAGACCATACTCTTTGTGGATGAGGCTTACATCGAACTGGCAGAACCGGAGCAGAGTGTTGCTTATCTTGTGGAGAATAACGATTATCTTTTCATCCAGCGTTCCTTAACAAAATCATTTGCAATCCCGGGAATCAGAATGGGTTTTGGAGTAGCTTCTTCAAAATTTGCATGTGTACTTAACAATGCAAGACTTTCCTGGAACATGGGATGTGTTTCAGATACCATTGCAACTGCCCTGCTTAGTATGAAAGGTGGTGTGAACAGCAAATACCTGCTGGATTCAAGGACTTTTATAGAGCAGGAACGCGAGTTTTTAATGAAGAAACTCTCCCGCAGGGGATTCAAACCAGCAGAGAGCTGTGTAAATTACATTTATGTTGATATTTCCGATCTTTCCCTTAATTCATCAGAACTTGCAGAAAGGATGGCATCTCATGGTGTACTGATACGTGATTGCAGTTCTTTCCAGAATAATGGCAAAAATCACATAAGAGTGGCAATACGTACAAGGGAAGAAAATGAGCGTATTGCAGATACAATTCGCCAGGTTATTTATGAATGGGGCAGGGAACAGGCTGAGATGCAGCTTCATGAAAATATTAATGTAGCGGCAGAATGCGGTCGTAAAGGAAGCAATATTGATTGTGACTATTATCCATGTCATTTCGAAGGACAGGACTGTACCTTCTGTTTCTGTCCGTTCTATCCGTGTGAGGACGGTCGTACGGGTGGCAACTGGATTGAAAGCTCAAGCGGCGGTCAGGTATGGAGTTGTTTGAACTGTAATATAGTTCATGAGGAAAAGATAGTCAATGAACTGTTGCCTATATTTGTTGCTGAAGGTCTCAATGATGAAAGTGTCAAAAAGGCCTGGAAGGAAGTTATGGAGCTCAATCTATGA
- the mch gene encoding methenyltetrahydromethanopterin cyclohydrolase: MISVNEKGLAIIDEMLDWEEELKVQSIELDNGATVIDCGVNVEGGYDAGMYLSRLCLADLADISYTKFDLDGLPVPAIQVATDHPTIACMASQYAGWRIAVGKYFGMGSGPARALGLKPKELYEEIGYKDDSEFAVLVMESSQIPNEEVVEYIAKHCSVDPENVYIAVAPTASIAGCVQISARIVETGIHKLESIGYDINTIKSGFGVAPIAPVVGDDTKCMGSTNDCIIYCGETYYTVEYGDVEKLEELVKKAPSTTSRDFGKPFYTTFKEAEFDFFKVDAGMFAPAKITVNDVKSKKSFTSGRINPGILLESFGIKEI, encoded by the coding sequence GTGATAAGTGTCAACGAAAAGGGATTAGCTATAATCGATGAGATGCTTGACTGGGAAGAGGAACTTAAAGTTCAGTCCATAGAGCTTGATAACGGCGCTACTGTCATTGACTGTGGTGTGAATGTAGAAGGTGGATATGATGCAGGTATGTATCTTTCCCGTCTCTGTCTTGCAGATCTTGCAGACATCAGCTACACCAAGTTCGACCTGGACGGTCTTCCAGTACCAGCTATTCAGGTAGCAACAGATCACCCAACCATCGCATGTATGGCATCCCAGTACGCAGGCTGGAGAATTGCAGTCGGTAAATATTTCGGTATGGGTTCAGGTCCTGCAAGGGCTCTGGGTCTTAAACCAAAAGAACTGTACGAAGAAATAGGCTACAAAGATGATTCCGAGTTTGCAGTCCTTGTAATGGAATCAAGCCAGATACCAAACGAAGAGGTCGTAGAGTACATTGCAAAGCACTGCAGTGTTGATCCTGAGAACGTCTACATCGCTGTTGCACCAACAGCATCAATTGCAGGTTGTGTCCAGATCTCAGCACGCATCGTTGAGACAGGTATCCACAAGCTCGAATCCATCGGATACGACATCAACACAATCAAGAGCGGTTTCGGTGTTGCACCAATCGCACCTGTAGTCGGTGACGACACAAAGTGCATGGGTTCAACCAATGACTGTATCATCTACTGTGGTGAAACATACTACACCGTTGAGTACGGAGATGTCGAGAAGCTGGAAGAGCTTGTAAAGAAGGCACCATCCACAACCTCAAGAGACTTCGGTAAGCCATTCTACACAACCTTTAAGGAAGCAGAGTTTGACTTCTTCAAGGTTGACGCAGGAATGTTCGCACCAGCAAAGATCACAGTGAATGATGTCAAGAGCAAGAAGTCATTCACAAGCGGAAGGATCAACCCTGGCATTCTCCTGGAATCCTTCGGCATAAAAGAGATCTAA
- a CDS encoding TIGR00266 family protein, with protein sequence MVDEIDYEIIGDDMQLVEIELDPSEAVRAEAGAMMYMGPGVRMETSTGGGLLKGLKRAITGESFFITSFVHEGKGKGYVAFGAPYPGKIIPLDLRKFGGSFLCQKDSFLCAANGIEIEVALTKKIGAGLFGGEGFILQRLKGNGMAFVHAGGAIVEKDLAPGETIRVDTGCLTAFEETVGYDITWAGGFKNALFGGEGLVLATLTGPGKIYLQSLPFSRLADRIVAASRYMTNNQREESSGIAGIGSNALGGLLGGDRSF encoded by the coding sequence ATGGTTGATGAAATAGATTATGAGATAATTGGCGACGACATGCAGCTAGTAGAAATAGAACTGGACCCCAGCGAGGCTGTCAGGGCAGAAGCCGGAGCTATGATGTATATGGGACCTGGAGTAAGAATGGAAACATCTACCGGAGGCGGCTTGCTCAAAGGTTTAAAACGCGCTATCACAGGTGAGAGCTTCTTTATTACAAGTTTTGTCCATGAAGGTAAAGGAAAAGGATATGTGGCATTCGGAGCACCGTATCCAGGAAAGATTATACCACTAGACCTCAGAAAATTCGGAGGTAGTTTCCTCTGTCAGAAAGATTCGTTCCTCTGCGCTGCAAATGGAATTGAGATCGAAGTAGCACTCACCAAGAAGATAGGAGCAGGACTTTTCGGTGGAGAAGGATTCATACTCCAGAGACTGAAAGGCAATGGTATGGCCTTTGTACATGCCGGTGGCGCTATCGTAGAGAAAGACCTTGCACCCGGAGAGACGATCAGGGTAGATACCGGATGTCTTACTGCATTTGAGGAAACTGTAGGATACGATATTACATGGGCAGGCGGATTCAAGAATGCGCTCTTTGGAGGCGAAGGGCTTGTACTGGCAACACTTACCGGACCTGGAAAAATATATCTGCAGAGCCTGCCCTTCTCACGTCTTGCTGACAGGATCGTCGCTGCATCAAGATATATGACCAATAATCAGAGAGAAGAATCTTCCGGAATAGCTGGTATCGGCAGCAATGCACTTGGAGGTCTTCTTGGCGGAGACCGATCATTCTGA
- a CDS encoding DUF2124 domain-containing protein yields the protein MEIISTSKGIGGQLTEFRKLVNDSKKITFIGTVGFCTPFAELMAFVLRGSDKKTVFLPDLRADEARSMVFSSYGMQLDEKADPAADTVVLLGGLAMPKIGVEPEKMKELVDELTKDADNKLIIGVCFQSMLINCNWPGHIDFDYIIDADMTNEVKKL from the coding sequence ATGGAAATCATTAGTACTTCAAAAGGTATCGGTGGCCAGCTTACTGAATTCAGGAAACTTGTTAACGATTCTAAAAAGATCACTTTTATCGGAACAGTTGGTTTTTGTACACCATTTGCCGAGCTTATGGCATTTGTTCTAAGAGGAAGCGATAAAAAGACTGTTTTTCTTCCTGACCTACGTGCAGATGAGGCACGTTCAATGGTATTCTCATCCTACGGAATGCAGCTTGATGAAAAGGCAGACCCTGCTGCAGATACTGTGGTTCTTCTTGGCGGTCTTGCAATGCCAAAGATAGGCGTTGAACCTGAAAAGATGAAAGAGCTTGTTGATGAGCTGACCAAAGATGCCGATAACAAACTGATAATTGGCGTCTGCTTCCAGTCAATGCTAATAAACTGCAACTGGCCAGGCCACATTGACTTCGATTACATCATTGATGCGGATATGACAAACGAAGTCAAAAAACTATAA
- a CDS encoding tRNA (guanine(10)-N(2))-dimethyltransferase — protein MKVRSVKEGDTEVLVPIPEEGANFAPSAAPVFFNPVMEMNRDISIAATSAFLKRMEPDPEKTITYVDALSASGIRGLRVANEIGIETTLNDWSEDAYQLIQENIEKLGIADHTFATHKNANVLLHEKHFNIVDLDPFGTPAPFLAAAARSVIDLLEVTATDTAPLCGAHLNSGIRKYAAIPLNNEYHSEMGVRILLGRIARELSLHDKAMVPLLSHATRHYVRTYLQIRRGAKQADKMLKKMGFIAQCECGNREIVHGLAVHINDRCSLCGKENVISGPMWLGELHEPEFCDETIEELEQRNCGTKEMSIKMLEFCRDELSIPMFYDQHLLCKKLGVSASTIDTLITALKDNGYKASRTHFSGISFKTDAELPDIERIIVDIR, from the coding sequence ATGAAAGTAAGATCTGTTAAAGAAGGAGATACAGAAGTTCTGGTTCCTATTCCTGAAGAAGGAGCTAATTTTGCTCCTTCTGCAGCACCTGTTTTTTTTAATCCGGTCATGGAGATGAACCGTGATATCTCCATAGCTGCAACATCTGCTTTTCTAAAAAGAATGGAACCTGACCCTGAGAAGACCATTACTTATGTTGATGCACTTTCAGCTTCAGGAATCAGAGGCTTAAGAGTAGCCAATGAAATCGGCATTGAAACCACCCTGAATGACTGGAGTGAAGATGCCTATCAGCTTATACAGGAAAATATTGAAAAACTGGGTATTGCCGACCATACGTTTGCAACCCATAAAAATGCCAATGTGCTGTTACATGAGAAACATTTCAATATTGTTGATCTTGATCCATTTGGCACACCTGCACCATTCCTGGCGGCTGCCGCCCGTTCTGTGATAGATTTACTGGAAGTCACAGCAACTGATACAGCACCACTTTGCGGTGCACACCTGAATTCAGGAATACGCAAATATGCAGCAATTCCACTTAACAATGAATATCACAGCGAGATGGGAGTACGCATTCTTCTTGGCAGGATCGCAAGGGAACTCTCACTTCATGATAAAGCCATGGTTCCACTTCTGTCACATGCTACCAGGCATTATGTGCGAACTTATCTTCAGATCAGAAGAGGAGCAAAACAGGCTGATAAAATGCTGAAGAAAATGGGGTTCATTGCACAGTGTGAATGCGGAAACCGTGAGATAGTTCATGGTCTTGCTGTCCACATTAACGACAGGTGCAGTCTCTGCGGGAAAGAAAATGTAATTTCCGGACCTATGTGGCTTGGAGAGTTGCATGAACCTGAGTTCTGTGATGAGACCATTGAGGAACTCGAGCAGAGAAACTGCGGAACTAAAGAGATGTCTATAAAAATGCTGGAATTCTGCAGGGATGAGCTCAGTATCCCGATGTTCTATGACCAGCACCTGCTATGTAAAAAACTTGGAGTTTCCGCGTCAACTATTGATACTCTTATCACTGCACTGAAGGATAACGGATATAAGGCTTCAAGAACGCATTTCAGTGGCATTTCATTTAAAACGGACGCAGAACTGCCGGATATTGAACGAATAATTGTTGATATCCGATAG
- a CDS encoding metallophosphoesterase family protein, translated as MRLFAIADPHGNYSKIEDLLKIAGNVDLVLIAGDITNFGPDEKALDLFNKFSSKILAVPGNCDHESIIKVIEESKATNLHKRSVSVDGIRFIGMGGSNPTPFCTPFEIQECDFEENVNRMMEDVNADEALVALTHTPPFGVLDTVGDVHVGCKALNVFLGKADLIVCGHIHEARGIEKSGRTTIVNPGMAALGFAAVIDIKIEKKTHIINVELIKSDREVI; from the coding sequence ATGAGATTGTTCGCTATAGCAGATCCGCATGGAAATTATTCAAAGATAGAGGATCTGCTAAAGATTGCAGGTAATGTGGATCTGGTACTGATAGCAGGTGACATCACAAATTTTGGACCTGATGAAAAAGCCCTTGATCTTTTTAACAAGTTTAGTTCAAAAATTCTTGCCGTACCCGGCAACTGCGATCATGAGTCCATAATCAAAGTGATTGAAGAATCAAAAGCCACTAACCTGCATAAAAGATCAGTCTCAGTAGATGGAATAAGGTTCATAGGCATGGGAGGGTCAAATCCAACGCCATTCTGCACTCCATTTGAGATACAGGAATGTGATTTTGAAGAAAATGTCAATCGCATGATGGAAGATGTGAACGCAGATGAGGCGCTTGTGGCTCTTACACACACTCCTCCCTTCGGTGTTCTTGACACGGTGGGAGATGTCCATGTTGGATGCAAGGCACTCAATGTATTTCTTGGCAAAGCTGACCTTATAGTGTGTGGCCACATTCATGAAGCAAGAGGAATTGAAAAGTCCGGAAGAACCACAATTGTCAATCCCGGAATGGCTGCTTTAGGATTTGCTGCTGTAATAGATATTAAAATTGAGAAAAAAACTCATATTATAAATGTCGAACTTATAAAAAGTGATAGAGAAGTTATTTAA
- a CDS encoding class I SAM-dependent methyltransferase has product MPSDPMTMNKSIRVSIKDAEKLRIELAESGRLDPHRKIKLIDTEQRLLEIPVTEDIEGFETFLQEDAEFYNKWQSLEDILRKGISAEELNKLPSGWHIIGEIIVITIDPAIDHLKQMIAEALLRMYPSCNTVVRDLGISGQFRLPKRELLIGNNTETINKEHGCLFKLDVTKVMFSKGNLHEKKLMSKIGTHETIVDMFAGIGYFTIPMAVHAKPEKIVAIEINPESYGYLKENIFLNKVENIVEARNGDCAEVTPKGIADRVLMGYVNTTHHYLDSGIAALKPEGGIIHYHETTPESMVFSRPIERIQDAALKAEKKVEILDCRKIKKYSPGVWHVVVDARIS; this is encoded by the coding sequence ATGCCCTCTGATCCAATGACCATGAATAAAAGTATCCGGGTTTCCATAAAAGATGCTGAAAAATTAAGAATCGAACTTGCGGAATCAGGCAGACTTGATCCACACCGCAAGATAAAACTCATAGACACTGAACAGCGTCTGCTCGAGATACCGGTTACTGAAGATATTGAAGGCTTTGAAACCTTCTTACAGGAAGATGCTGAGTTTTACAATAAATGGCAGTCTCTTGAAGATATATTAAGAAAGGGCATCTCTGCAGAAGAGCTTAATAAACTGCCTTCCGGATGGCATATTATCGGAGAGATCATCGTCATTACAATTGATCCTGCCATAGATCACCTGAAACAGATGATCGCTGAAGCCTTGCTCAGAATGTACCCTTCCTGCAATACGGTTGTACGTGACCTTGGTATCAGTGGCCAGTTCAGGTTACCAAAGAGAGAGCTTCTTATTGGAAATAACACGGAAACCATCAATAAAGAGCACGGCTGCCTTTTCAAGCTTGATGTTACAAAAGTGATGTTCTCCAAAGGCAACCTCCATGAGAAGAAACTCATGAGCAAAATAGGCACGCATGAGACAATAGTCGACATGTTTGCAGGAATCGGATATTTTACAATCCCCATGGCAGTACACGCAAAACCTGAAAAGATCGTTGCAATTGAAATAAATCCTGAATCATACGGATACCTGAAAGAGAACATTTTTCTGAATAAAGTCGAAAATATAGTTGAAGCACGAAACGGTGACTGTGCAGAAGTAACACCAAAAGGAATTGCGGACAGGGTTCTAATGGGATATGTGAACACCACTCACCACTATCTTGATTCCGGGATAGCAGCCCTTAAACCAGAAGGCGGCATAATCCATTATCATGAAACAACACCTGAAAGCATGGTATTCTCAAGACCTATTGAGAGAATACAGGATGCTGCACTAAAAGCCGAGAAGAAAGTAGAGATACTGGACTGCCGCAAGATCAAAAAATATTCTCCGGGCGTCTGGCATGTTGTTGTGGACGCCAGGATTTCTTAA
- a CDS encoding DUF2110 family protein translates to MMMVTKLLIKIYGNRERATHSAEVLVNNELKELDASAEFSVSDDNWFTVDIAGEDSEFASNFLIQKFGTPVTEIVKNEIYHGFIRQIHDEEIVVDVGVLVTIPRKNLNNLGTGTAKQIATRFGIIRHLPVKVEITDEKTKTGIFTREQADLWWSWKKSEQDRVIANSVTRSELKAAIKKTGHARDIYGIERLGLMEHMITCRENTDGPGIVAAIGKLVKGELGVVRTSN, encoded by the coding sequence ATGATGATGGTCACAAAACTATTGATCAAGATCTATGGCAACAGGGAAAGAGCAACTCATTCTGCAGAAGTACTGGTTAACAATGAGTTGAAAGAACTTGATGCCTCAGCTGAATTCTCAGTTAGTGATGATAACTGGTTTACTGTTGATATTGCCGGGGAAGACAGCGAATTTGCTTCCAATTTCCTTATACAGAAGTTCGGTACACCTGTCACTGAAATCGTTAAAAATGAAATATATCATGGATTTATACGACAGATACATGATGAAGAAATCGTTGTCGATGTTGGAGTTCTTGTGACCATTCCCCGTAAGAATCTCAACAATCTTGGAACTGGCACAGCTAAACAAATAGCTACCCGTTTTGGTATTATCAGACACCTGCCAGTAAAAGTAGAGATTACCGATGAAAAAACAAAGACAGGGATTTTTACCAGAGAACAGGCCGACCTCTGGTGGAGCTGGAAGAAATCTGAGCAGGACAGAGTGATTGCAAATTCAGTTACCAGATCAGAACTTAAGGCAGCTATCAAGAAAACAGGTCATGCAAGAGACATTTACGGCATTGAAAGACTGGGGCTTATGGAACACATGATAACATGTCGGGAAAACACTGATGGACCGGGCATTGTTGCCGCAATCGGAAAACTAGTAAAAGGTGAGCTTGGGGTTGTAAGAACCTCAAACTGA
- a CDS encoding winged helix-turn-helix domain-containing protein, protein MNNGDNTAIFSTDIGVIALNGSVKIKILDFLKTGCKSFDEIVQHTGKAKSTISVHLNDLKSQNLLEETIDSNDKRKKVYFLRCQYVACSQEPGMKQYNEMLDLIASPDVHSFGCLKCLFHAVQYGFRAHGVNCDPIMRKIGHDVGNSLSRNIVSQEPEDILQEMLDFWVKNDIGSFTVLEKDPIKLAVHNFFDCRSIPIKEKTLCSFAQGVFEGVFMAKMGGECVMQMLGKCDDTCDSCLFQMIKL, encoded by the coding sequence ATGAACAACGGAGACAACACGGCTATTTTTTCCACTGATATTGGAGTTATTGCTCTTAATGGTTCTGTAAAGATAAAGATACTTGATTTTCTCAAAACTGGCTGTAAGTCCTTTGATGAGATTGTACAGCATACTGGCAAGGCCAAATCAACAATATCCGTGCATCTCAATGACTTAAAAAGCCAGAATCTCCTTGAGGAGACCATTGATTCCAATGACAAACGGAAAAAGGTCTATTTCCTGAGATGCCAGTATGTTGCATGTTCCCAGGAACCGGGAATGAAACAATATAATGAAATGCTGGATCTCATAGCTTCTCCTGATGTGCACTCTTTTGGCTGCTTGAAATGTCTTTTCCATGCAGTGCAATATGGTTTCAGGGCGCATGGTGTTAATTGTGACCCTATCATGCGTAAGATCGGCCATGATGTTGGTAACAGTCTTTCAAGGAATATAGTTTCACAGGAGCCTGAGGATATCCTTCAGGAAATGCTGGATTTCTGGGTCAAAAATGATATTGGAAGCTTTACTGTCCTTGAAAAAGACCCCATTAAACTTGCCGTGCACAACTTTTTTGATTGCCGTTCAATTCCCATTAAGGAAAAAACCTTATGCTCATTCGCACAGGGAGTATTTGAAGGTGTTTTCATGGCAAAAATGGGAGGGGAATGTGTAATGCAAATGCTGGGCAAATGCGATGATACATGCGATTCCTGCCTTTTCCAGATGATCAAACTCTAG
- a CDS encoding MarR family transcriptional regulator translates to MTKEYAEQLFLQEKPTLALLAIWSLQKTYASVITKEINSTFAHTTKILAKMEEHGLVQFSVEGRVKYVELTDHGYQVVDALKNLIMAIEGESPEESQAENSEDSEEGSEDTDEAKKTTLDHIDRLHQQIMTTYKDLAESNTELQVMRMKIGPFSRDIQLLLNSIEENEDLIDDEGLDKLTEIQNIFDLVMKQ, encoded by the coding sequence ATGACAAAAGAATATGCTGAACAACTTTTTTTACAGGAAAAACCAACCCTTGCACTTCTGGCTATCTGGTCCCTTCAAAAAACCTATGCATCTGTTATAACTAAAGAAATAAATTCCACTTTTGCCCACACTACTAAAATATTAGCCAAAATGGAAGAACATGGCCTTGTACAGTTTTCAGTAGAAGGGCGTGTAAAATACGTGGAGCTTACAGATCATGGTTATCAGGTTGTTGATGCGCTCAAGAACCTGATCATGGCAATAGAGGGAGAATCACCTGAGGAATCACAGGCAGAAAACAGCGAAGATTCCGAAGAGGGTTCAGAAGATACTGACGAAGCCAAAAAAACAACCCTTGATCATATAGACAGACTGCACCAGCAGATCATGACCACATATAAGGATCTCGCAGAAAGTAACACTGAACTCCAGGTCATGAGAATGAAGATCGGTCCTTTTAGCAGGGATATCCAGTTACTCTTAAATTCAATAGAGGAGAATGAAGACCTCATTGATGACGAGGGCCTGGATAAGCTTACAGAGATACAGAATATCTTTGACCTTGTGATGAAGCAATAA
- a CDS encoding aminotransferase class I/II-fold pyridoxal phosphate-dependent enzyme encodes MLALQARKHGGRTHELAMRFNSAESDILDFSSNMNPLGTPFNFQSSNLDLKQVVLRSTERIDQYPDNRYLELRKAAAAYIGHNVSADNIIPGNGTCELLRLIMETVVEEEDIVIFASPSSGEYRHISEVFGARIHSFTTDELLHLPKMTLNKAKVIIIGNPNNPTGQLIPRDNLSDFAQKCAEHGTLLIVDESAIELADPDMSIAELALDNEYLFIIRSISNITAMPGTRLAYGIASLPLANILNSARLSWNIGVTDEAIGLAFLSMEGGPHSDYLKRSREFIKNEREYIVKRFSGIYGFDPVKSSTNYILIDVKDLFLDSVRLSEGLALHGILIRECSDFFDGNKRYVRISVRQRDDFEKLIHTLDVVFAETSREDAREKLEETIEHGGSSCAGRGTCEYYPCHFTGQDCTFCFCPFYACEEELTGGKWIESSTGGQVWSCEHCTLLHRPKVAKMVLDALMADGDTDNNIRRAWKEIIEPLL; translated from the coding sequence TTGCTTGCACTGCAGGCAAGGAAACATGGTGGGAGGACTCATGAACTGGCAATGAGATTCAACAGTGCCGAATCAGATATTCTTGATTTCAGTTCTAATATGAATCCTCTTGGCACACCGTTCAATTTTCAATCAAGTAACCTTGACCTGAAACAAGTTGTTTTGAGATCAACAGAAAGGATAGATCAATATCCTGATAACAGGTATCTTGAACTCCGGAAAGCTGCTGCTGCATATATAGGTCATAATGTATCTGCAGATAACATCATTCCCGGAAACGGTACATGTGAGCTTCTTCGTCTGATAATGGAAACAGTGGTTGAAGAAGAGGATATTGTGATTTTTGCCTCACCATCATCGGGTGAATATCGCCATATTTCCGAGGTTTTCGGAGCACGTATTCATTCTTTTACTACAGACGAATTATTGCATCTTCCAAAAATGACACTTAACAAGGCAAAGGTCATTATTATAGGTAATCCGAATAATCCGACCGGCCAACTCATACCAAGAGATAACCTTTCTGATTTTGCACAAAAATGCGCTGAACATGGTACCCTGCTTATTGTTGACGAATCAGCAATTGAACTGGCTGACCCTGATATGAGCATTGCTGAACTGGCATTAGATAACGAGTATCTCTTTATAATAAGGTCAATATCTAATATTACGGCCATGCCAGGCACCAGGCTAGCATACGGTATTGCTTCCCTTCCTCTTGCAAACATACTCAATTCTGCACGTCTTTCATGGAACATTGGTGTGACTGATGAAGCCATAGGTTTAGCTTTCCTTAGCATGGAAGGTGGTCCTCATAGTGACTATCTTAAAAGGTCCCGTGAGTTCATAAAAAATGAGAGGGAATACATAGTTAAGCGCTTTTCGGGAATTTACGGCTTTGATCCGGTAAAAAGCAGTACTAATTATATACTTATTGACGTGAAGGACCTGTTCCTGGATTCGGTAAGACTCAGCGAAGGGCTGGCTCTGCATGGTATATTGATACGTGAATGCAGTGATTTCTTTGATGGAAACAAGCGATATGTGAGAATATCTGTCCGCCAGAGGGATGATTTTGAAAAACTGATACATACTCTTGATGTTGTCTTTGCTGAAACCAGCAGGGAAGATGCAAGGGAAAAGCTTGAAGAAACCATAGAACACGGCGGTAGTTCATGTGCAGGCCGCGGTACATGTGAATATTATCCCTGCCATTTTACCGGGCAGGATTGCACTTTCTGTTTCTGTCCTTTCTATGCATGCGAGGAAGAACTGACAGGAGGCAAATGGATAGAAAGCTCCACCGGAGGGCAGGTGTGGAGTTGTGAACATTGTACTTTATTGCATAGACCAAAGGTCGCCAAAATGGTGCTTGATGCACTGATGGCAGACGGAGACACTGATAATAATATAAGGAGGGCATGGAAGGAAATCATTGAGCCCCTGCTTTGA